GATCTGGATCTCAGCACAGACCCCATTCCCATGCAGAGAAGTTTAGGGGTGAGCTGGGATGTTTCGGAAGACGTATTCACCTTCCAAGTTGCTGATGCAGAGAAGCCTTACACAAGACGTGGGGTCCTGTCAACTGTTAACAGTCTGTTCGACCCACTAGGTTTCGCTGCCCCTGTAAGCGTTCAAGGAAGGTCCATACTGAGGGAGCTCACCACAGAGTCATGCGACTGGGACGCCCCTCTCCCTGAGGAAAAGTACAGAGAATGGAAGCTGTGGAGGGACTCTCTGAAGGAGCTTGAACAGCTCAAGATTCCGCGCCAATacacctccatctctctccgtCAAGCATGCAGTAAGGAGCTGTGTGTATTCTGTGACGCTTCCACCATTGCTATAGCTGCTGTCGCCTACGTGAGAACAACCGATGCAAGCAGTAATGTTGAGGTTGGCTTCATGTTTGGCAAGGCAAAGCTTGCTCCACGTCCAGAAACGACAATTCCAAGGCTCGAGCTGTGCGCTGCGGTCCTGGCTGTAGAGATTGCAGACGTGATTGTGGATGAGATGGACACCATCTTTGACGCTGTGACCTTCTACTCCGACAGCAAGGTGGTCCTAGGCTACATTCACAATGAGTCAAGACGATTCTACGTCTACGTGAGCAACAGGCTGCAGCGCATCAGGAGGTCAACAAGCCCTAAACAATGGAAGCACGTGCCCTCCAGCCAAAACCTGCAGACCACGGCTCACGATCAGTCCCAGCAGGCAGCCTAACTCACACCTCATGGCTGTGCGGACCACCATTCCTGTTGACATCAGCTGAAGCTGAACCTGCACCTAATTCCTTCAACTTGGTTGACCCCAGCTCTGACTCTGATGTCCGCCCACAGATCACTTGTCATCTCAACAGGGTTACCAGTGGCAAACTTGACCCTATGCGTTTTGAGAGGTTCTCCAGATGGCGGTCACTCAATCGAGCAGTTGCTAGGCTTGTGCATGTTGCCCACTCCTTCAACCAGGGGAGCAGATGCAAGGGTTGGCACATCCATGAAGAGCTCTGTCCCACAGAAGACTTGGAGGAAGCAAGAAACATCATAATACGGGCCGTCCAACAAGATGCCTTCGCGGAGACTTTTGATTGCATCCGGGGAGGAATAGCCATTCCTAAGCAAAGCCCACTCCTCAGCCTGTGTCCTTACCTTGACAGTGCTGGCATTCTCAGGATTGGAGGACGCCTGTCCAAGGCAAACCTGGATGGAAAAGAGGTTAGTCCTGTAATCTTACCTGGGCAGAGCCACGTCACAACCTTGCTCATCCGACATTATCATGAGCAGGTCCAGCACCAAGGGCGGCACCTCACCGAGGGTGCTGTGAGAGCGGCAGGCCTGTGGATTATCAGTGGGAAACGGCGTATCAGCAGCATCCTTCATCACTGCGTCACATGCAGAAGACTACGCAGGAAGATGGAGACTCAAAAGATGGCTGACTTACCTGCGGACCGCCTCAGCGCAGATCCTCCCTTCTCATTCGTGGGTGTGGACATCTTCGGACCATGGATGGTCACGGCACGGCGGACCAGAGGAGGACTTGCTAGCAGCAAAAGATGGGCTGTGCTTTTTACATGTATGAGCACCAGGGCCATACATATAGAAGTACTGGAGTCAATGGACTCTTCAAGCTTCATCAACGCTCTACGGCGGTTCTTCTCAGTCAGGGGGCCAGCGAAACAGATCAGAAGCGATTGTGGCACCAACTTCGTTGGGGCCTGTAAGGAGTTGCGGATGGACTCTGTGACTAGTGACAAGGAGGTGCAAGGATATCTCAGTGACAATGGGTGTAAGTGGATCTTCAACCCACCACACTCTTCCCACATGGGGGGCAGTTGGGAGCGGCTAATTGGACTGGCAAGGCGTATCCTGGACTCGATGCTGTTGAAGGCCGGCCCAGCAAAGCTCACGCATGAGGTCCTGACAACATTCATGGCAGAGGTCTCAGCGATCCTGAACGCCCGTCCACTGGTTCCTGTGTCCACAGACCCTGACTCCCCATTCATCCTGACACCAGCGACACTTCTCACACAGAAGGTCAGTGCCCTTCCTCCTCCCAAGGGTGAGTTTGACGAGAAGGACCTCTACGGCAAGCAGTGGAGGCAGGTCCAAAGCCTCGCCAACACCTTTTGGCATCGATGG
Above is a genomic segment from Eleginops maclovinus isolate JMC-PN-2008 ecotype Puerto Natales chromosome 2, JC_Emac_rtc_rv5, whole genome shotgun sequence containing:
- the LOC134878941 gene encoding uncharacterized protein LOC134878941, with product MSTRAIHIEVLESMDSSSFINALRRFFSVRGPAKQIRSDCGTNFVGACKELRMDSVTSDKEVQGYLSDNGCKWIFNPPHSSHMGGSWERLIGLARRILDSMLLKAGPAKLTHEVLTTFMAEVSAILNARPLVPVSTDPDSPFILTPATLLTQKVSALPPPKGEFDEKDLYGKQWRQVQSLANTFWHRWRTEYLPTLQKRRKWEKEKRNLKEGDVILLKNDQLQRNDWPMGVIVKTFPGTDGRVRKVEIKTARDGSSKTFLRPVSEVVLLLSPETD